A genomic stretch from Pochonia chlamydosporia 170 chromosome 4, whole genome shotgun sequence includes:
- a CDS encoding DNA methyltransferase Dim-2 (similar to Verticillium alfalfae VaMs.102 XP_003005645.1): MRCLHQLKTKLGYNEFFFDGILTNGRDRVFLQRVPFEVLQLGAYGISSVNVEDSIWLQSKYCEGSDVFYKVGVPAREYRRFHTPFLWVANLAKHFVDFLDSMKQNGTKVSIQHFRGDFKHWLLKVHKDAPKLGDWLAQYPSDDFRTSVVANVSFLYKEFYAMCSHKELGHHVIWAEIWDLTKYPSESDGTANESTIVTDYIYRLFAHLPFGDRLQSIRMSSKTTGLRKKVTGKNGLELASLTSTVDTSVDNFTEQLTRSVKPGDTISTRRDNEDCGSDWKRELPNSFTDVDRWFALVQKICKKDDRNMYYEVLWYYRPADTLCGLMKYPWSNELFLSDHCSCSEKYKIPANEVIGVHNVEFGGDSSTKSEFFCRQVYFSREKKWEALQNTALFCSHMAPSRDHVGRNYQQGDTVLIQSRTESLTSEPCELVSMCMSGKMTRLRCRRLIRRNNFDSTASTFACNELVYSSELFECSVDDIVAECHVRFFEHGTTIPTPYDRKGVGGFFFITHRLSPNGECIPLETFPQSLRQGFDPTVAAPKLRGLDLFCGGGNFGRGLEEGGAITMRWANDINKNAVHTYMANCSQSKLMSPFLGSIDDLQRRAFGGSFSKSVPTVGHVDFISGGSPCPGFSYLTNDKTTEHQRKNQSLVAAFASCVDLYRPKYGLLENVPGIVQNKTNRHQDVLGQLICAIVGMGYQTQFFLTHSSSHGSAQGRPRVFLSFAAPNVKLPNRLHQTHSYPMDTRTMNFGQLSTGSPYAKIEMARAPPFPHATAQQATQDLVKLYDGQPDTCITFPDHRLPTGLTRQLRVRLSLIPNRPWGMNLSMASKATLTPAEMSVFRNVTKGTLASNRTESIYVNSSAFGRMFPNKLMATITTKQTLGDHKNGRQLHWSENRGLSVMEARRAQGFLDDKIILGTPAEQFRIVGNSVAREVALALGLSIRDAWVETCASSPTTETTSHSRRSLKRHSIGDHYDDCRTTNSDDNAVTDLVAATPIIPRKRRRLVCANLSNAVLTKDM, encoded by the coding sequence ATGCGATGCCTACATCAACTTAAGACTAAGCTGGGCTACAACGAATTTTTCTTCGATGGCATCCTAACAAATGGACGGGATAGAGTATTTCTGCAGCGTGTTCCTTTTGAGGTACTTCAACTGGGAGCATACGGTATTTCTTCCGTCAATGTGGAGGATAGTATTTGGCTGCAATCCAAATACTGTGAAGGAAGTGATGTCTTTTATAAAGTTGGTGTACCCGCCAGAGAGTATCGTCGCTTTCACACACCATTTCTCTGGGTTGCCAATCTCGCGAAACACTTCGTCGACTTCCTCGACTCTATGAAACAGAATGGGACAAAGGTATCCATACAGCATTTTCGGGGCGATTTTAAACACTGGCTTCTCAAAGTTCATAAGGATGCTCCCAAGCTAGGAGATTGGCTTGCTCAATACCCATCAGATGACTTCCGAACATCAGTTGTTGCTAATGTTTCATTTCTTTATAAGGAATTCTACGCAATGTGTTCTCACAAGGAGCTGGGACATCATGTTATCTGGGCAGAAATCTGGGACTTGACAAAGTATCCAAGTGAGTCAGACGGTACGGCTAATGAGTCGACTATTGTCACCGACTATATTTATCGACTCTTTGCACACTTGCCATTTGGCGATCGACTTCAGAGTATTCGAATGAGCTCAAAGACCACGGGGCTGAGAAAGAAAGTAACGGGGAAAAATGGCCTCGAACTAGCCTCCCTAACTTCAACTGTTGATACATCTGTGGACAACTTTACTGAGCAGCTCACACGTAGCGTTAAACCTGGCGATACAATATCTACAAGAAGAGATAATGAGGACTGTGGGTCGGATTGGAAAAGGGAGCTTCCCAATAGCTTCACAGACGTTGATCGATGGTTTGCTTTAGTCCAGAAGATCTGCAAGAAAGACGACAGAAACATGTATTATGAAGTACTGTGGTACTATCGACCCGCTGATACACTTTGTGGCTTAATGAAATACCCATGGAGCAACGAGTTGTTCCTGTCAGATCATTGTTCCTGCTCTGAGAAATACAAAATCCCAGCCAATGAGGTCATTGGTGTTCATAACGTTGAGTTCGGAGGGGACTCCTCAACAAAGTCGGAGTTCTTTTGCAGGCAAGTCTACTTCAGCAGAGAAAAGAAGTGGGAGGCTCTTCAGAACACTGCCCTCTTTTGTTCTCACATGGCGCCATCTCGGGATCATGTCGGCAGGAATTACCAGCAGGGAGACACGGTTCTTATCCAATCTCGAACAGAAAGCTTGACTTCTGAACCCTGCGAACTCGTTAGCATGTGCATGAGTGGTAAAATGACCCGTCTACGGTGTCGAAGACTGATTCGACGAAACAATTTCGACAGTACCGCCTCCACTTTTGCCTGCAATGAGCTGGTGTACAGCAGTGAACTTTTTGAGTGCAGCGTCGATGATATAGTCGCAGAATGTCATGTACGCTTCTTTGAGCATGGAACTACGATTCCGACGCCATATGATCGGAAAGGGGTCGGAGGTTTCTTTTTCATCACTCACCGTCTATCACCAAATGGGGAGTGTATTCCACTAGAAACTTTCCCTCAGTCATTACGCCAAGGCTTCGATCCTACTGTTGCCGCACCGAAGCTCCGAGGGCTGGACTTATTTTGCGGTGGAGGCAACTTTGGAAGGGGActggaagaaggaggcgcaATTACAATGCGCTGGGCCAACGACATCAATAAGAACGCAGTACATACGTATATGGCTAATTGCAGCCAGTCGAAGTTGATGAGCCCCTTCCTGGGGTCTATAGATGATCTGCAAAGGCGAGCATTCGGCGGAAGCTTTTCCAAATCAGTGCCTACTGTAGGGCATGTAGACTTCATCTCGGGAGGCAGTCCGTGTCCTGGCTTTTCATATCTGACTAACGACAAGACGACAGAACACCAGCGCAAGAATCAATCGCTTGTGGCGGCCTTTGCGTCCTGCGTAGATCTATATCGGCCAAAATATGGACTGCTAGAGAATGTTCCTGGCATTGTTCAGAACAAGACGAATCGACATCAGGACGTCCTTGGCCAGCTTATATGTGCAATTGTTGGTATGGGTTACCAAACACAGTTCTTCTTGACACATTCGTCCTCTCACGGATCAGCACAAGGACGGCCACGAGTCTTCCTCAGTTTTGCAGCACCAAACGTCAAGCTACCTAACCGGCTACATCAAACGCACTCATACCCTATGGACACCAGAACCATGAATTTTGGCCAGCTCTCAACAGGCAGTCCTTATGCCAAAATAGAGATGGCACGGGCACCCCCGTTTCCGCACGCCACCGCCCAACAAGCAACTCAAGACCTGGTGAAGTTGTACGACGGTCAGCCGGATACGTGTATTACGTTCCCTGACCATCGATTACCAACCGGATTAACCAGGCAGTTGCGAGTAAGGCTCTCATTAATTCCCAACCGACCATGGGGTATGAATCTGAGCATGGCGTCTAAAGCAACGCTCACACCAGCAGAGATGTCTGTATTTCGCAACGTGACTAAGGGGACATTGGCATCGAATAGAACAGAGTCCATTTACGTGAATTCTTCCGCTTTTGGTCGTATGTTCCCCAATAAACTCATGGCAACCATcacaacaaaacaaactcTTGGCGATCACAAAAATGGTCGCCAATTACACTGGAGTGAGAATCGAGGACTTTCCGTCATGGAAGCCCGTCGAGCTCAAGGGTTTCTAGATGATAAGATCATTTTGGGCACTCCAGCGGAACAATTCAGAATTGTGGGCAACAGTGTTGCACGAGAAGTGGCCTTGGCGCTAGGGTTATCGATTCGCGATGCCTGGGTAGAAACCTGTGCCAGCTCGCCAACCACAGAAACAACAAGTCATTCACGCAGGTCACTCAAACGACACTCTATTGGAGACCACTATGATGATTGCAGGACTACCAATAGCGACGACAATGCCGTCACAGATTTGGTTGCTGCGACGCCCATAATACCCcggaagagaagaagacttgtGTGTGCAAATCTATCAAATGCAGTGCTTACAAAGGATATGTAA
- a CDS encoding 26S protease regulatory subunit 6B (similar to Aspergillus terreus NIH2624 XP_001213852.1), whose product MGDIAVESQANHVPSHKKSAPSAIPTIDNFEGLPTEGGDDYASLKKLQRQLEYIQLQEEYIKDEQRSLKRELVRAQEEIKRIQSVPLVIGQFMEAIDQNTGIVQSSTGSNYVVRILSTLDRELLKPSSSVALHRHSNALVDILPPEADSSIAMLGADEKPDVTYADVGGLDMQKQEIREAVELPLTHFDLYKQIGIDPPRGVLLYGPPGTGKTMLVKAVANSTTASFIRVVGSEFVQKYLGEGPRMVRDVFRMARENSPAIIFIDEIDAIATKRFDAQTGADREVQRILLELLNQMDGFDQTSNVKVIMATNRADTLDPALLRPGRLDRKIEFPSLRDRRERRLIFTTIASKMSLAPEVDLDSLIVRNDPLSGAIIAAIMQEAGLRAVRKNRYNIIQSDLEDAYSSQVKGTSDDNKFDFYK is encoded by the exons ATGGGCGACATTGCAGTTGAAAGCCAGGCCAACCATGTGCCGTCGCACAAGAAGTCGGCTCCGTCAGCAATCCCTACCATTGATAACTTCGAGGGTTTGCCAACAGAGGGTGGTGACGACTATGcctcgttgaagaagctgcagcgACAGTTGGA GTATATTCAACTACAAGAAGAATATATCAAGGATGAACAAAG GAGCTTGAAACGCGAGCTGGTTcgagctcaagaagaaaTTAAACGAATCCAGAGTGTTCCGTTGGTCATTGGGCAATTCATGGAAGCCATCGATCAAAA CACTGGAATCGTTCAGTCGAGCACCGGATCCAACTACGTTGTCCGAATTCTCTCAACACTTGACCGCGAGTTGCTCAAGCCGTCATCCTCCGTGGCCCTCCACCGACACTCAAATGCCCTTGTCGATATTCTCCCTCCGGAAGCTGATTCATCCATCGCCATGCTCGGCGCCGACGAGAAACCCGATGTGACTTATGccgatgttggtggcttggaCATGCAGAAGCAGGAAATCCGAGAAGCCGTGGAGCTGCCCTTGACACACTTTGATCTCTACAAACAGATCGGTATCGACCCTCCACGTGGTGTACTGTTGTATGGCCCTCCTGGTACAGGCAAGACCATGCttgtcaaggctgttgccaatTCCACCACCGCCAGTTTCATCCGAGTTGTTGGTTCCGAATTCGTCCAGAAGTACCTTGGTGAAGGTCCCCGAATGGTGCGAGATGTTTTCCGCATGGCCCGCGAAAACTCCcctgccatcatcttcattgatgAAATCGACGCTATTGCCACGAAGCGTTTCGACGCCCAGACTGGTGCCGATCGTGAAGTGCAACGTATCCTGCTCGAACTGCTTAACCAGATGGACGGTTTCGACCAAACGTCCAACGTCAAggtcatcatggccaccaatCGTGCCGACACTCTAGATCCAGCCTTGCTGCGTCCCGGTCGATTGGACCGAAAGATTGAGTTCCCCTCGTTGCGAGACCGCCGTGAGCGCCGTCTCATTTTCaccaccattgccagcaaGATGTCACTCGCTCCCGAAGTCGACCTCGACAGCTTGATCGTGCGCAATGATCCCCTGTCCGGTGCCATTATCGCTGCCATCATGCAGGAAGCTGGTTTGCGTGCCGTCCGCAAGAACAGATACAACATTATCCAGAGCGATTTGGAGGACGCATACTCAAGCCAGGTCAAGGGTACGAGcgacgacaacaagttcGACTTTTACAAGTAA
- a CDS encoding kinetochore protein mis14 (similar to Metarhizium robertsii ARSEF 23 XP_007820642.1), whose amino-acid sequence MDHDSITSQSQRKIELQSPEDLSYLIANVRNAATTLINQAFPQLPSQPHGEDDLRNQIESLVHEYINKTFGLAAPNLSINGLPISPADLTTTPETYEPFDARKRQRVADLIAQEEKLLEEVAALKRSVPAAAAAEQAARVRDAIRRDEEAVEGTEKAVVDKASEEAGLRVDTLERQDGVERGFREAVEVLGRLKRDMPSVVARMERARVAGEYVLDAK is encoded by the exons atggacCACGACTCAATAACCTCCCAATCCCAACGCAAGATCGAGCTCCAATCCCCCGAAGACCTCTCCTACCTCATAGCCAACGTCCGCAACGCCGCCACAaccctcatcaaccaagccTTCCCGCAACTCCCCTCCCAACCCCACGGCGAAGACGACCTCCGAAACCAAATAGAATCCCTAGTCCACGAG TACATCAACAAAACATTCGGCCTCGCCGCGCCAAACCTCTCCATAAACGGCCTGCCCATCTCCCCGGCCGACCTCACCACTACCCCCGAAACATACGAACCATTTGACGCGCGCAAACGCCAACGCGTCGCCGACCTGATCGCCCAGGAAGAGAAACTCCTAGAGGAAGTAGCCGCGTTGAAGCGCTCCGTGCCTGCGGCCGCGGCGGCAGAACAGGCCGCGCGGGTGAGGGACGCGATTCGGCGGGACGAGGAGGCGGTGGAGGGGACGGAGAAGGCGGTTGTTGATAAGGCGAGCGAGGAGGCTGGGCTGCGGGTAGATACGTTGGAGAGGCAGGATGGTGTAGAGAGGGGGTTTAGGGAGGCGGTTGAGGTGTTGGGGCGGTTGAAGAGGGATATGCCTTCTGTGGtggcgaggatggagaggGCGAGGGTGGCGGGGGAGTATGTTTTGGATGCGAAGTGA
- a CDS encoding Sec14 cytosolic factor (similar to microsporum gypseum CBS 118893 XP_003174540.1) has translation MDIDKKYDNYDFPVTAAEPQDGHAGHLTEQQIAQVHQLRMMLEAEGYTARLDTLTLLRFLRARKWDVMLSKAMFVDTEKWRKDTSLDDTVPVWDYPEKPEIAKYYKQFYHKTDKDGRPIYIETLGGIDLTAMYKITTSDRMLTNLAVEYERLADPRLPACSRKVGNLLETCCTVMDLKGVTLTKVPSVYSYVRQASVISQNYYPERLGKLFLINAPWGFSTVWSVVKGWLDPVTVKKIHILGSGYQSELMKHVDPESLPVEFGGTCECEGGCENSDAGPWHDPQWARPAWWEKKGDEKTIENNGSKIETPEDAPATEPAPVAEGAKDEAKQPAAA, from the exons ATGGATATCGACAAGAAGTACGACAACTACGACTTCCCCGTTACCGCCGCCGAGCCTCAAGATGGCCATGCTGGTCATCTTACCGAGCAGCAGATTGCTCAGGTTCACCAGCTGCGTATGATGCTCGAGGCTGAGGGATACACGGCCCGTCTGGACACCTTGACACTG TTGCGATTCCTGCGAGCGCGCAAGTGGGATGTCATGTTGTCCAAGGCCAT GTTCGTTGATACCGAAAAGTGGCGAAAGGATACCAGCCTTGACGACACCGTACCTGTCTGGGACTACCCCGAGAAGCCCGAGATTGCCAAGTACTACAAGCAGTTCTACCACAAGACCGACAAG GATGGTCGTCCCATCTACATTGAAACGCTCGGTGGCATCGACCTGACCGCCATGTACAAGATCACCACCTCAGACCGAATGCTTACCAACCTTGCCGTCGAGTACGAACGCCTTGCCGACCCCCGACTGCCCGCCTGCTCCCGCAAGGTCGGCAACCTTTTGGAGACTTGCTGCACCGTCATGGATCTCAAGGGTGTTACCCTAACCAAGGTCCCGTCTGTCTACTCCTACGTTCGCCAGGCTTCCGTCATCTCCCAGAACTACTACCCCGAGCGCCTGGGCAAGCTGTTCTTGATCAACGCCCCCTGGGGATTCTCGACCGTCTGGAGCGTTGTCAAGGGCTGGCTTGACCCTGTCACCGTTAAGAAGATCCACATCCTCGGTTCTGGCTACCAGAGCGAGCTGATGAAGCATGTCGATCCCGAGAGCCTGCCCGTGGAATTTGGCGGTACCTGCGAGTGCGAGGGTGGCTGTGAGAACAGTGATGCCGGTCCCTGGCATGACCCCCAATGGGCCCGGCCGGCttggtgggagaagaagggtgACGAAAAGACCATTGAGAACAATGGTTCCAAGATCGAGACTCCCGAAGATGCCCCTGCCACTGAGCCTGCCCCTGTTGCTGAAGGAGCCAAGGACGAGGCGAAACAGCCTGCTGCCGCTTAA
- a CDS encoding Folliculin (similar to Metarhizium robertsii ARSEF 23 XP_007820645.1), giving the protein MAIGIRLTTDLKLCLAHYCDIHGPTPLMVTEGLRSPCSVCFEEADATSGATCKTKAESRTRSGGPTSAPQSHPALALNDALHDLNIGRSGSAPVSEQDAHSQRAALRRSTAAAGIANSTPNSSALETPPESPRPAFQQPRRDSSFRRTYDDTVTKKQVPCDNCAMTLPRRQTSGAATEDYATGAHGPTLRTKAPVERVFGAAGQTSPPNSQTSSDTDGDRETSTRRVRSRKIASTASSSRNTSCSSTSTSSERAPYHFHYVNYTSTHEPILADSFSLIRASCLRALSFETLPRPPSTSTPTSSPQINTSPSFVTTQSPGSAATGGPIFFGDALAGYTTAYIFRIPDVHARGHKRVYAFLALSTHKERLAMKTFAMISAAFRDLAIWIQQLAEVEAERSATNSSPIGSVMYTGGGQPQPQPSAFDPPTAVDRSGSSFLTGGSAFTRRMGGGPGASSLKARGLAELVGQPDFFIELHGKFVQLLFEVGVALNS; this is encoded by the coding sequence atggccattggCATTCGACTAACGACGGATTTGAAGTTATGCCTTGCTCACTATTGTGACATCCATGGGCCAACCCCATTGATGGTCACCGAAGGACTACGAAGTCCTTGTTCTGTGTGTtttgaagaagcagatgcCACAAGTGGTGCAacatgcaaaacaaaagccGAGAGTCGAACACGGTCAGGCGGCCCGACATCAGCTCCGCAATCGCACCCAGCTCTTGCCTTGAACGATGCTCTGCATGATCTAAATATTGGGCGCAGCGGCTCCGCGCCAGTCTCGGAACAAGATGCTCACTCCCAACGCGCTGCTCTGCGGCGGTCTACGGCAGCGGCTGGTATTGCAAACTCGACGCCCAATTCTTCGGCTCTCGAGACGCCACCAGAAAGCCCACGTCCAGCGTTCCAGCAACCACGTCGGGACTCGAGCTTTCGGCGAACCTACGACGACACCGTTACCAAGAAGCAGGTGCCTTGCGACAACTGTGCTATGACACTGCCAAGACGGCAAACGTCTGGCGCTGCAACGGAGGATTATGCAACCGGGGCACATGGTCCTACTCTGCGAACCAAGGCTCCTGTAGAGAGGGTTTTCGGAGCTGCTGGACAGACCTCCCCACCCAACTCGCAGACTTCGAGTGACACGGATGGCGATCGCGAGACCAGCACGCGACGTGTACGATCTCGGAAAATAGCGTCGACAGCCAGCAGTTCCAGAAACACGTCATGCTCCAGCACATCGACTTCATCAGAGCGAGCCCCGTATCACTTCCACTACGTCAACTACACGTCCACGCACGAACCAATCCTAGCCGACTCTTTCTCATTAATCCGTGCGTCGTGCCTGCGTGCCCTGTCATTTGAGACGCTTCCACGACCGCCATCGACGTCTACGCCTACCTCCTCACCACAGATCAATACATCGCCATCTTTCGTCACCACGCAAAGCCCGGGATCTGCAGCAACTGGAGGGCCCATATTCTTCGGAGATGCTCTGGCAGGTTACACCACAGCATACATATTCCGTATTCCGGATGTGCATGCCCGCGGGCACAAGCGAGTGTATGCCTTTCTGGCTCTGAGTACACATAAGGAGCGATTGGCAATGAAAACGTTTGCCATGATCTCGGCGGCTTTCAGGGATTTGGCAATCTGGATTCAGCAGCTAGCTGAAGTCGAGGCAGAGCGATCAGCAACCAACTCATCTCCTATTGGCAGTGTAATGTATACCGGTGGAGGCCAaccacaacctcaaccttcCGCGTTCGACCCTCCCACCGCAGTTGATCGGTCTGGCAGCAGTTTTTTGACCGGTGGGAGTGCCTTTACAAGGCGTATGGGCGGTGGGCCTGGAGCTTCTTCATTGAAGGCGCGTGGGCTCGCCGAGCTGGTTGGACAACCTGATTTCTTCATTGAGCTTCATGGAAAGTTTGTCCAACTCCTTTTCGAAGTTGGCGTTGCTTTGAATTCCTGA
- a CDS encoding saccharopine dehydrogenase protein (similar to Neofusicoccum parvum UCRNP2 XP_007587998.1): MSPYNSILLRAEQKPLEHRSFSPAVIKTLIEAGYPVSVERSPSHPDFKRIFEDSEYEAAGATLVPSGVWPKAEPGTLIMGLKEIPEEDFALTNDHLTFAHCYKKQAGWDKVLGRFAAGDSTLYDLEFLVDKLGRRVSAFGYHAGFTGAALGAKTWAWQLANPGKKLPSVGSFTDGKGYYLNEDELVQQIRKDVEAGEKLLGRKPTAMVLGALGRCGKGACDLFVKAGLPEENITRWDLAETKDRNGPYEEIAQHDIFLNAIYLSKPIPPFVNDELLAKPGRKLSIVVDVSCDTTNPHNPIPIYNINTTFDDPTVPVEVKDDKNTAPLSVISIDHLPSMLPREASESFSEGLKESLLLLNDRKSARVWVDAEKLFKEKVAEIPSQ, translated from the exons ATGTCACCGTACAACTCAATCCTCCTCCGAGCGGAGCAGAAGCCTCTCGAGCACAGATCTTTTTCGCCCGCCGTCATCAAGACTTTGATTGAAGCTGGCTATCCAGTCTCTGTCGAGCGCTCTCCTTCCCATCCCGACTTCAAGAGAATCTTCGAGGATTCAGAATATGAAGCCGCTGGAGCCACTTTGGTTCCTTCCGGTGTTTGGCCCAAGGCTGAGCCCGGTACGCTGATTATGGGCCTCAAGGAAATCCCCGAGGAGGACTTTGCCCTGACCAACGACCACTTAACATTTGCTCACTGCTACAAGAagcaggctggctgggacaAGGTCCTGGGACGATTCGCTGCTGGGGACTCTACACTGTACGATCTGGAGTTTTTGGTGGACAAGTTGGGCCGCAGAGTCAGTGCCTTTGGGTACCATGCGGGCTTTACTGGTGCTGCTCTCGGTGCCAAGACCTGGGCCTGGCAGTTGGCCAACCCTGGCAAGAAGCTTCCTTCGGTCGGTTCCTTCACGGATGGCAAGGGATATTACCTGAACGAGGACGAGTTGGTTCAGCAGATTCGCAAGGACGTCGAGGCTGGTGAGAAGCTATTGGGCCGTAAGCCAACTGCTATGGTCCTGGGAGCACTCGGTCGTTGTGGCAAGGGTGCCTGTGATTTGTTCGTCAAAGCTGGTTTGCCTGAGGAGAATATCACTCGTTGGGATTTGGCCGAGACCAAGGACCGCAATGGCCCTTATGAGGAAATTGCTCAGCacgacatcttcctcaacgcA ATTTACCTTTCCAAGCCTATTCCTCCCTTCGTCAACGATGAGCTTCTCGCCAAGCCTGGCCGCAAGCTAAGCATCGTTGTTGATGTTTCTTGCGATACAACCAACCCGCACAATCCTATCCCCATctacaacatcaacaccaccttCGACGACCCTACCGTTCCCGTTGAGGTCAAGGATGACAAGAACACTGCTCCTCTGTCTGTCATTAGCATTGACCACCTGCCTTCAATGCTGCCCCGTGAGGCCAGTGAATCGTTCAGTGAAGGCCTCAAGGAATCACTTCTTTTGCTCAATGACCGCAAGTCTGCCAGAGTTTGGGTTGATGCTGAAAAGCTGTTCAAGGAGAAGGTCGCCGAGATCCCCAGCCAATAA
- a CDS encoding YagE family protein (similar to Metarhizium acridum CQMa 102 XP_007807804.1), which yields MTEQINSKLLQAQLFSTILPKRPPHIEAQKHPIDRQLTHGVIPITMRYPPQRITLSLVSRQIHSSVTSRRPRRSFHITTPASLPRKRHFFTSNPFLSNNPADDAKSVSESAFRNESQISSSAAAKRKPTRSATAKNSLRRVAIIAQQPKRAGDKSSPNATDVDPSTTISATCIAESFNMPMVVEILSSHGFAIDPDHTGFDATEVVHAKGVNGGDIFVFPSGTIVTWSLPPDVVTKQILRAAEEPHPTPLREVEDLDFITDTARAESNMKGDMVVLGTRREHKDGDTLDTTLAKIAFSSGLARSTKLAVLESALTAYFESTRNIPAILSQGSGLPLGRKFILQKTGELLSLRARLNHYSELTDSLPDIFWDSKSELGLEGYYDQVGRALDVNVRIRTLNQKMDYAQEIATVLREMSSEQHGTRLELIIILLIAVEVVFELRRIILEWGQEREAARMAKAAKEGVGQH from the coding sequence ATGACGGAGCAAATCAACTCCAAGCTCTTGCAGGCTCAACTATTTTCAACTATCCTACCCAAACGTCCACCTCACATTGAGGCTCAAAAACACCCAATTGACCGTCAACTGACACATGGCGTCATCCCCATCACCATGAGGTACCCTCCGCAACGGATAACCCTCAGCCTCGTCTCCCGACAAATCCACAGCTCCGTCACATCCCGCCGACCACGCCGCTCATtccacatcaccacaccGGCCAGTCTCCCACGAAAACGACACTTTTTCACCTCGAACCCTTTCCTCTCCAACAACCCCGCCGACGACGCCAAGTCAGTCTCTGAATCCGCTTTCAGAAATGAATCCCAAATCTCTTCATCGGCCGCTGCAAAACGCAAGCCCACCCGCTCGGCAACCGCCAAAAACTCTCTCCGCCGAGTCGCCATCATAGCACAGCAACCCAAGCGCGCAGGCGACAAATCCAGTCCAAACGCCACCGATGTCGACCCTTCCACCACCATAAGCGCAACATGCATCGCCGAATCATTCAACATGCCCATGGTGGTCGAGATCCTGTCCTCGCACGGCTTCGCAATCGACCCTGACCACACGGGCTTCGACGCAACTGAAGTCGTTCACGCAAAGGGCGTCAACGGCGGCGACATCTTCGTCTTTCCCTCCGGCACAATCGTAACGTGGTCACTCCCCCCAGACGTTGTTACGAAGCAAATCCTCCGCGCGGCCGAGGAACCGCACCCAACTCCGCTCCGGGAAGTCGAAGACCTCGACTTCATCACTGACACTGCCCGCGCAGAATCCAACATGAAGGGCGACATGGTTGTCCTCGGCACCCGCCGCGAGCACAAAGACGGCGACACCCTCGACACCACGCTCGCCAAAATCGCCTTCTCGTCCGGTCTTGCGCGGAGCACAAAGCTCGCCGTGCTGGAGAGCGCCCTCACTGCCTACTTTGAAAGCACACGCAACATCCCCGCGATACTCTCCCAGGGATCTGGCCTGCCGCTCGGCCGCAAATTCATCCTCCAAAAGACGGGCGAGCTGCTCAGTCTGCGAGCCCGGCTGAACCACTACTCCGAACTGACGGACTCACTCCCGGATATCTTCTGGGATAGCAAGTCTGAGCTTGGGCTGGAGGGGTACTACGACCAGGTTGGGCGGGCGCTGGATGTAAATGTGCGGATTCGCACGTTGAACCAAAAGATGGACTATGCGCAGGAGATTGCGACTGTGCTGCGTGAGATGTCTAGCGAGCAGCACGGCACGCGGCTCGAGTTGATCATTATTCTGTTGATTGCCGTAGAGGTTGTATTTGAGTTGAGGAGGATTATTTTGGAATGGGGACAGGAGAGGGAGGCTGCTAGGATGGCTAAGGCGGCGAAGGAGGGTGTTGGACAGCATTGA